In one window of Ruminococcus albus AD2013 DNA:
- a CDS encoding alpha-glucuronidase: protein MEFSKLWLDYRKLADNRSRVIISCDNMLKDSAAFEELKIAMASMVPDAIVLWKSEVFDDDSCLIVLTIRPELSEEEYDIAASANITEICAGSETGLLYGVFAFLRKIALAGRFISFTAHKKPSQPIRMLNHWDEADGDIERGYSGKSFFFVNEELEVNERTVMYARLMASIGINGVVINNVNVRRKAKLLLSIEFAESLTNLGELFARYGIKLFICPDFAAPKTICGLDTADPLDENVIEWWNTTCALIFSKIKNLGGFLVKADSEGEPGPMAYGRTHADGANMLARAVKPYGGIVIWRCFVYNCTQDWRDKKTDRACASYDNFIGLDGQFDDNVYLQAKNGPVDFQIREPVHPLFGAMKNTNLIIEFQLAQEYTGQQKHVCWLIPMFKEIMEHHTRHDLPDDRVSRIVCGVAAVANTGDSYCWTGSELAAANLYGYGRLLFDEEVSYTELAEEWTRLMFGDDEKVTSAVKEILLNSKQAYEDYTVPLGIGWMCHPNDHYGPSPWGYEFDRWGTYNRADRDAVGVDRSASGSGYSEQYAPALAEVYGDITKCPDELLLFFHRVPYTHRLHSGKTVIQHIYDTHFEGYAKAEHFAELWHGLEGKIDDRTFKNGCERFAEQLRCAKEWRDIINCFFHRLSGIDDENGREIY from the coding sequence ATGGAGTTCTCAAAATTATGGCTGGATTACAGAAAGCTTGCAGATAACCGCAGCAGGGTGATAATAAGCTGTGACAACATGCTGAAGGATTCTGCTGCATTTGAAGAATTAAAGATCGCTATGGCTTCAATGGTGCCCGATGCGATAGTTCTGTGGAAATCCGAAGTATTCGATGATGATTCATGCCTCATCGTACTGACTATACGCCCCGAACTTTCAGAGGAAGAATACGATATCGCGGCTTCCGCGAATATCACGGAGATATGCGCAGGCAGTGAAACAGGTCTGCTGTACGGTGTGTTCGCATTTTTAAGAAAGATCGCACTTGCGGGAAGATTCATCAGCTTCACCGCCCACAAAAAGCCCTCTCAGCCAATACGTATGCTGAATCACTGGGACGAGGCTGACGGCGATATCGAACGCGGATATTCGGGCAAGTCCTTCTTTTTTGTAAATGAGGAACTTGAAGTAAACGAGCGCACTGTCATGTACGCAAGGCTTATGGCTTCCATCGGCATAAACGGTGTTGTTATAAACAACGTGAATGTCCGCCGCAAAGCAAAGCTTCTGCTCTCGATAGAGTTTGCAGAAAGCCTCACAAACCTCGGCGAACTTTTTGCAAGGTACGGAATAAAGCTTTTTATATGCCCCGATTTTGCCGCACCTAAAACTATATGCGGTCTTGATACGGCCGACCCGCTGGATGAAAATGTCATCGAATGGTGGAACACCACCTGTGCGCTGATTTTCAGCAAGATAAAGAATCTGGGCGGTTTCCTTGTAAAGGCTGACTCCGAAGGCGAGCCCGGACCTATGGCTTACGGCAGAACTCATGCCGACGGCGCAAATATGCTGGCAAGGGCGGTAAAGCCCTACGGCGGTATAGTTATCTGGAGATGCTTCGTGTACAACTGCACACAGGACTGGCGTGACAAGAAGACCGACAGGGCTTGCGCCAGCTACGATAACTTCATCGGGCTGGACGGACAGTTCGATGATAACGTGTATCTGCAAGCCAAGAATGGTCCTGTGGATTTCCAGATACGCGAACCCGTACACCCGCTTTTCGGTGCGATGAAAAATACAAATCTTATCATAGAATTCCAGCTTGCACAGGAGTATACAGGTCAGCAGAAACACGTTTGCTGGCTGATACCCATGTTCAAGGAGATAATGGAACATCACACCCGCCACGACCTCCCCGATGACCGCGTAAGCAGGATAGTCTGCGGAGTTGCCGCGGTGGCAAATACAGGCGACAGCTACTGCTGGACAGGCAGTGAACTTGCCGCCGCCAACCTTTACGGCTACGGCAGACTTCTCTTCGATGAAGAAGTCTCATACACCGAACTTGCAGAGGAATGGACAAGGCTGATGTTCGGCGATGATGAAAAAGTCACCTCGGCAGTAAAGGAGATACTTCTCAACTCAAAACAGGCTTACGAGGACTATACCGTCCCGTTGGGTATCGGCTGGATGTGCCACCCCAATGACCACTACGGTCCGTCCCCATGGGGTTATGAATTTGACAGATGGGGCACATACAACCGTGCTGACAGAGATGCCGTGGGCGTTGACAGAAGTGCTTCGGGTTCGGGATACAGCGAACAGTACGCCCCCGCGCTGGCAGAGGTCTACGGAGATATCACAAAATGCCCCGATGAACTTCTGCTGTTCTTCCACCGCGTGCCCTATACTCACAGGCTCCACAGCGGAAAGACAGTGATACAGCACATATACGATACCCACTTTGAGGGCTATGCAAAAGCAGAGCATTTCGCCGAGCTGTGGCATGGGCTCGAAGGCAAAATAGATGACCGCACTTTCAAAAACGGCTGTGAACGTTTTGCTGAACAGCTGAGATGCGCTAAGGAATGGCGCGATATAATCAACTGTTTCTTCCACAGGCTTTCGGGCATTGATGATGAAAACGGACGAGAGATATATTAG
- a CDS encoding MBG domain-containing protein, with protein MKRVLAGILAVTMTFSGAVLPGEQVWKSAGVISASAETWSSVKSLSSDITVSGPVQTNSDIILNGHTLTIDGDLYMTAGMLDIGTGKLVVKGNLYIGKSNESSYAYIRMQNESASITVAKDLIWNVNSQMTNTVGRSGWYTYDLITAGTINVGGNVYDYISTESNHNAFTMMGTSVLNLNGSGIQTIKCSYQGELAKITVTDNRTIDMEGYFYSTTPLVSDLNIRTQNGLKISRMVMGGKTVSITGDVTQFERDIELGGGTLNITGTFTAEGGMTKLGGGKLNVNGDYRIARVTSRGELVSTEAGLDMTNSNDVVNVSGDFIIMTYSYAATSKVTMTSGKVYVGGNFESDTTKITFGSGNTVYMNGTAPQTVKLSNSKKIYNLVLIQDLSQYNSDIANYAVNLETNQPKITADDVTLSANSYVYDGTAKQPSVTVEVDSNTLTKGTDYTVTYSNNTNAGTASVTVKGIGSYQGTVTKNFTINKKNMSGLEMTLSQTSYTYDGNAKKPTVTVKDGSRTLVSGTDYTVSYSNNTAVGTATATVTGKGNYTGTQSANYTISSAKAISSCTISLGTTSYTYDGTAKQPSVTITDGSKTLTKGTDFTVAYTNNTKAGTATVTITGKGSYSGTAAKTFTISAKSVSNVTITLSVTSYTYDGTAKKPSVTVKDGSKTLTSGTDYSVSYSNNTNAGTATVTITGKGNYTGTKAASFTISSPEAKAIGGCTVTLGTSSYTYDGSAKQPLVTVKDGTKTLTKGTDFTVAYSNNTNAGTATVTITGNGSYTGTVTKTFTISAKSAGNLTATLSATSYTYDGTAKKPTVTVKDGTKVLTSGTDYSVSYSNNTNAGTAKVTVTGNGNYTGTLTKSFTISAKSVSDLTATLSAASYTYDGTAKKPTVLIIDGSYELVSGTDYTVAYSNNTNAGTAKVTVTGKGNYSGTLTKNFTINAKKVGDLTITLSQTSYTYDGTAKKPTVTVKDGSKTLTSGTDYAVSYSNNTAVGTASVAITGKGNYTGTVTESFTISKAAAVSISGCTVTLGTSSYTYDGTAKQPSVTVKNGTKTLTKGTDFTVAYTNNTNVGTATVIVTGIGSYKDTVTKTFTISAKSASNLTVTLSATSYTYDGTAKKPTITVKDGTKTLTNGTDYSVSYSNNTNAGTAKVTVTGKGNYTGTLSNNFTISAKSVSGMTMTLSPESCTYDGTAKKPAVIVADGDTILESGTDYTVAYSSNTVAGTAKVTVTGKGNYSGTLTKNFTIAAKSISELEITLSQTSYTYNGSAKKPAVTVKDGSKTLVSGTDYSVSYSDNTNVGTATVTITGSGNYKGTAAKTFTISQPAAVSISGCTVTLGTSGYTYDGTAKKPAVTVKDGSKTLTKGTDYTVEYYNNINTGTASATIMGMGRYTGTVTKSFTINAKNASNLTVSVSPSSFTYDGTAKTPAVTVKDGSKTLENGTDFTVSYSNNTNVGTATVTITGKGNYTGTKSASFSISQPAAVSISNCTVSLGTSSYTYDGSAKQPTVTVKDGSKTLTKGTDYTVAYSNNTNAGTATVTVTGMGSYKGTVSRTFTISAKSAGELTMTLSQTSFTYDGTAKKPAVTVKDGSKTLVSGTDYTVSYSNNTNAGTAVVTITGKGNYTGTKSANFTISGASATPISSCTITLGTTSYTYDGNAKTPSVTVKYGSKTLTNGTDYTVSYSNNVNVGTATVTITGKGSYSGTATKTFTISEVYIALISNCNITLSASSYTYDGTAKKPTVTVKDGSKTLTAGTDYTVAYADNINVGTASVTITGKGTYSGSVTRNFTISEPAAVSISGCTVTLSATSYTYDGSEKKPSVTVKNGSTTLVNGTDYLVSYSNNTNAGTASVTIMGNGRYTGSVTKNFTINAKSASGVTASVSPTSYTYDGKAKTPAVTVKDGSRTLMNGVDYTVSYSANTEVGTAKANITFIGNYTGSKTVSFTISKAAPASITKCAITLGTTNYTYDGTAKKPAVNVINGSDVLAEGTDFTVAYSNNTKAGTATVTIKGIGNFNDTTTKTFTISPKNASALTVTVSPASYTYDGKEKKPTVIVKDGTNTLVNGTDYTVSYSNNINAGTASAVITCKGNYTGTKSASFTISEPAAVAISSCTATLSKSTYAYDGSEKKPAVTLKNGSASLTNGVDYIVSYTDNINAGTATVNIMGLGRYTGSLTKAFTISQRSASNLTAVVSPSSYTYDGNAKQPDVTVTDGTKTLTNGKDYTLAYSNNVNAGTASITVKGTGNYTGSISKTFRITAKSVSELNITLSGTAFTYDGSAKQPTVTVSYGSKKLVSGTDFTVSYSNNTRIGTATVTVTGKGNFTGTKTANFTINKAEAVNIASCKAYLSADSFVYDGMAKKPVPTVKRGDKTLRNGLDYTYDYDNNINAGTASVIVTGIGEYAGTGTLNFTISPAPLNNIRIAVLTNNYIYDGTEKKPAVTVTEGMNTLTEGADYYVTYGNNVEAGTASVYVNGTGNYTGMKSAEFTITAKDADSNNIAECSIELSEKSAEYTGSAVTPGVIVRDGTEVLTNNVDYSVDYVANVNTGTAKVIITGMGDYQGIYEDSFIITAKSAKSLDVTVSPESYEYNGTARKPKVTVKDGSRVLTEKTDYTLAYSDNIIAGSAVVKISFTGNYSGTVTRSFKINTSDISKASIKLEKYFYDANGAARRPSVTIEKDGRTLVENRDYRVTYSSNTSAGTAYVSISGQGNYYGTLTQPFVIGSASAVSISGFNISMDTRSYAYDGTAKKPQITLTNGSATLKEHQDFEVAYYNNINAGRATVIVIGRNGYKDIATASFTITPKSLAGAQAALSAVSFEYDGNPKTPVVTVIADDSELTEGRDFTVEYKNNTAAGTASAVITGAGNYSGSTEKKFTINGKNAACLNVVLENKEYTYSGKAAVPKVKVYDGSKLLTEGTDYSVTYVNNTAVGAAKAVITCMGNYSGVTSAGFAIVDKSASKVKKGDVNGDGIINVNDLTKAAAHVKGRKLLVGDQFKAADINGDGKINVSDISLIAAHIKGKKLLK; from the coding sequence ATGAAAAGAGTGCTGGCTGGCATCTTGGCTGTCACGATGACTTTTTCGGGAGCAGTACTGCCCGGAGAACAGGTATGGAAAAGCGCGGGGGTAATAAGCGCATCTGCCGAGACCTGGAGTTCTGTGAAAAGTCTTTCGTCTGACATAACAGTATCGGGTCCGGTGCAAACGAACAGTGATATCATACTCAACGGACATACTCTTACTATTGACGGCGATCTTTACATGACAGCAGGTATGCTGGATATCGGTACGGGTAAGCTGGTAGTAAAGGGCAACCTGTATATAGGCAAGTCAAATGAAAGTTCCTATGCATATATCAGGATGCAGAATGAATCAGCGTCAATAACGGTCGCAAAGGATCTTATCTGGAATGTAAATTCCCAAATGACAAACACCGTAGGCAGGAGCGGCTGGTATACCTACGACCTCATCACTGCGGGTACGATAAATGTTGGTGGTAATGTATACGACTATATCTCTACTGAAAGCAATCATAATGCCTTCACTATGATGGGTACCTCCGTGCTGAACCTCAATGGCTCGGGCATACAGACTATAAAGTGTTCATACCAGGGAGAGCTGGCAAAGATCACTGTCACTGATAACAGAACGATCGATATGGAGGGCTATTTCTACTCAACGACACCGCTCGTCTCAGATCTGAACATCAGAACACAGAATGGTCTGAAGATCAGCAGAATGGTGATGGGCGGAAAGACTGTATCCATAACAGGTGATGTGACCCAGTTTGAAAGAGATATCGAACTAGGCGGAGGAACGCTGAATATTACAGGAACTTTCACAGCTGAGGGCGGTATGACAAAGCTTGGCGGCGGAAAGCTGAATGTCAACGGAGATTACAGGATAGCCAGAGTCACCAGCAGAGGAGAGCTTGTATCGACAGAAGCGGGTCTTGATATGACAAACAGCAATGATGTCGTTAATGTCAGCGGAGACTTTATCATAATGACTTATTCGTACGCCGCTACCAGCAAAGTTACGATGACTTCAGGCAAGGTGTATGTCGGCGGTAATTTTGAAAGCGATACGACTAAAATAACATTCGGTTCGGGCAATACTGTTTATATGAACGGTACTGCTCCCCAGACGGTCAAGCTTTCAAATTCAAAGAAGATATATAATCTCGTGCTGATCCAGGATCTTTCACAGTACAACTCCGATATTGCGAATTATGCTGTTAATCTGGAGACTAATCAGCCTAAGATAACTGCGGACGATGTCACACTCAGCGCAAATTCATATGTATATGACGGCACAGCTAAACAGCCGTCAGTCACAGTAGAGGTCGATTCCAATACTCTCACCAAAGGCACTGACTACACGGTTACATATTCCAATAATACAAATGCGGGCACGGCTTCTGTTACTGTAAAGGGTATAGGTTCTTATCAGGGTACTGTTACCAAGAATTTCACCATAAACAAAAAGAATATGAGCGGTCTGGAAATGACACTTTCACAGACAAGCTATACCTACGACGGTAATGCCAAAAAACCGACAGTTACCGTAAAGGATGGCAGCAGAACACTTGTCAGCGGTACTGACTACACTGTTTCGTATTCAAACAACACCGCTGTCGGTACAGCTACCGCGACTGTTACGGGTAAGGGAAACTATACAGGAACACAGTCTGCAAATTACACGATAAGCAGTGCGAAAGCTATCAGCAGCTGTACAATATCACTGGGAACGACCAGCTATACTTATGACGGTACTGCAAAGCAGCCGTCAGTAACAATAACAGACGGTTCAAAAACCCTCACCAAGGGTACTGACTTTACAGTTGCATATACCAATAATACAAAGGCAGGAACAGCCACCGTTACCATCACAGGTAAAGGCAGCTATTCAGGCACTGCGGCAAAGACTTTCACTATTTCGGCTAAGAGTGTCAGCAACGTGACGATAACACTTTCAGTCACAAGCTATACCTACGACGGCACAGCAAAGAAACCGTCAGTTACTGTAAAGGACGGCTCCAAAACACTTACGAGCGGTACTGACTACTCTGTTTCGTATTCCAATAACACAAATGCAGGCACAGCGACTGTTACCATAACAGGCAAGGGCAATTACACAGGCACAAAGGCCGCTTCTTTCACTATCAGCAGTCCTGAAGCGAAAGCTATCGGCGGATGCACTGTAACTCTGGGTACTTCAAGCTATACCTATGACGGCTCTGCTAAACAGCCCTTAGTAACAGTGAAGGACGGCACAAAGACCCTAACTAAGGGTACTGATTTTACAGTTGCATATTCAAACAATACCAACGCAGGAACGGCTACAGTTACCATTACAGGTAATGGCAGCTATACAGGCACTGTGACAAAGACTTTCACCATTTCGGCTAAGAGTGCAGGCAACCTCACAGCAACACTTTCGGCTACGAGCTATACCTATGACGGAACAGCCAAGAAGCCTACAGTTACCGTAAAGGACGGCACAAAAGTACTTACTTCAGGCACAGATTATTCCGTTTCCTATTCCAATAACACAAATGCAGGTACAGCTAAGGTCACTGTCACAGGAAATGGCAATTACACGGGTACGCTCACAAAGAGCTTTACTATATCTGCAAAGAGCGTGAGCGACCTCACAGCAACACTTTCGGCTGCGAGCTATACCTATGACGGCACAGCCAAGAAGCCGACAGTATTGATAATTGACGGTTCTTATGAACTTGTGAGCGGTACGGATTATACTGTTGCGTACTCCAATAATACCAATGCAGGTACAGCTAAGGTCACTGTTACAGGTAAAGGCAATTACAGCGGCACGCTCACTAAGAATTTCACGATCAATGCGAAGAAGGTCGGCGATCTGACGATAACGCTTTCGCAGACGAGCTATACCTACGACGGCACAGCCAAGAAGCCGACGGTCACTGTAAAGGACGGTTCAAAAACACTTACCTCCGGAACGGATTATGCCGTTTCGTATTCCAATAATACCGCTGTTGGTACAGCTTCCGTGGCTATCACAGGCAAAGGCAACTACACAGGTACTGTCACGGAGTCATTTACGATCAGCAAGGCTGCTGCTGTTTCGATAAGCGGCTGCACCGTAACGCTGGGTACTTCAAGCTATACCTATGACGGCACAGCTAAACAGCCGTCGGTAACTGTGAAGAACGGCACAAAGACCCTGACCAAGGGTACTGATTTTACTGTTGCATATACCAATAACACGAATGTCGGTACAGCTACTGTTATTGTTACAGGTATAGGCAGCTACAAAGACACAGTAACAAAGACTTTCACCATTTCAGCCAAGAGCGCAAGCAACCTCACAGTAACACTTTCGGCTACAAGCTATACCTATGACGGCACAGCTAAGAAGCCGACGATCACTGTAAAGGACGGCACCAAAACACTTACGAACGGAACAGATTACTCCGTTTCCTATTCCAATAACACCAATGCAGGCACTGCTAAGGTCACTGTCACGGGAAAAGGCAATTATACGGGTACGCTCTCAAATAACTTTACTATCTCTGCAAAGAGCGTGAGCGGCATGACTATGACCCTTTCACCTGAGAGCTGTACATATGACGGTACGGCAAAAAAGCCTGCAGTCATTGTTGCAGACGGAGATACTATCCTTGAGTCAGGCACGGATTATACCGTTGCTTATTCATCAAATACCGTCGCAGGCACTGCTAAGGTGACTGTTACCGGTAAGGGCAATTACAGTGGTACGCTCACTAAGAATTTCACGATCGCGGCTAAGAGTATAAGCGAACTTGAGATCACACTTTCTCAGACAAGCTATACTTATAACGGAAGTGCAAAGAAACCTGCGGTAACTGTAAAAGACGGTAGCAAGACCCTTGTAAGCGGTACTGATTACTCCGTTTCGTATTCCGATAATACCAATGTAGGTACAGCTACCGTGACTATCACAGGAAGCGGCAACTACAAAGGTACTGCCGCAAAAACATTCACCATCAGCCAGCCCGCAGCTGTTTCAATAAGCGGCTGTACTGTAACACTGGGCACTTCAGGCTATACCTATGACGGCACAGCGAAGAAGCCCGCAGTTACCGTAAAAGATGGCAGCAAGACCCTGACAAAGGGTACTGATTATACTGTTGAATACTACAACAATATCAATACGGGAACTGCCTCTGCGACCATTATGGGTATGGGCAGATATACAGGCACTGTTACAAAGAGCTTCACTATCAATGCAAAGAATGCAAGCAATCTGACAGTGTCAGTGTCACCTTCAAGCTTCACCTATGACGGCACGGCAAAGACCCCTGCGGTAACTGTAAAGGACGGCTCAAAAACTCTTGAAAACGGCACTGACTTTACCGTTTCTTATTCAAATAATACCAATGTGGGCACTGCTACTGTTACCATCACAGGCAAGGGCAATTACACAGGCACAAAGTCGGCAAGCTTTAGCATCAGTCAGCCCGCTGCTGTTTCGATAAGCAACTGTACTGTATCTCTCGGCACATCTTCATATACCTATGATGGTTCAGCGAAACAGCCGACAGTTACCGTAAAGGACGGCAGCAAGACTCTGACCAAAGGCACGGATTATACCGTTGCATATTCCAACAATACCAATGCGGGCACAGCGACCGTGACTGTAACAGGTATGGGAAGCTACAAGGGCACAGTTTCCAGAACTTTCACCATTTCTGCGAAGAGTGCAGGCGAACTGACAATGACACTTTCTCAGACTAGCTTCACCTATGACGGTACAGCAAAGAAGCCCGCAGTTACCGTGAAAGATGGCAGCAAGACACTTGTCAGCGGTACTGATTATACTGTTTCATATTCCAACAATACCAATGCAGGTACAGCTGTGGTTACCATCACAGGCAAGGGCAACTACACAGGCACAAAGTCGGCAAACTTCACTATAAGCGGAGCTTCGGCTACTCCTATCAGCAGCTGTACTATCACTCTGGGAACTACTTCATATACCTATGACGGCAATGCGAAAACACCGTCGGTAACAGTTAAATACGGCAGCAAGACACTGACGAACGGTACCGATTACACTGTTTCGTATTCAAACAACGTCAATGTGGGAACAGCTACCGTGACCATTACAGGCAAGGGCAGCTATTCGGGTACGGCTACAAAGACATTCACTATCAGCGAAGTGTATATAGCCCTGATAAGCAACTGCAATATCACGCTAAGTGCGTCTTCCTATACTTATGACGGCACAGCAAAGAAACCGACCGTTACCGTAAAGGACGGCAGCAAGACACTGACCGCCGGTACTGATTATACTGTTGCATATGCTGATAATATAAACGTTGGTACAGCTTCAGTTACCATAACCGGTAAGGGAACATACTCAGGCTCTGTTACCAGAAACTTCACTATCAGTGAGCCTGCAGCTGTTTCGATAAGCGGCTGCACAGTAACTCTGAGTGCGACTTCCTATACCTATGACGGCAGTGAGAAGAAGCCTTCTGTCACTGTGAAGAACGGCAGCACCACCCTTGTGAACGGCACTGATTATCTGGTTTCTTATTCAAATAATACCAATGCGGGTACAGCTTCCGTGACTATCATGGGCAACGGCAGATATACAGGCTCTGTTACGAAGAACTTCACCATAAATGCGAAGAGCGCAAGCGGTGTAACTGCTTCAGTTTCGCCCACAAGCTATACCTACGACGGAAAGGCAAAGACCCCCGCTGTAACAGTAAAAGACGGCAGCAGGACACTGATGAACGGTGTTGATTATACTGTTTCATACTCTGCCAATACAGAGGTCGGCACAGCTAAGGCGAATATCACCTTCATCGGCAACTATACAGGCTCAAAGACCGTAAGCTTTACCATAAGCAAGGCGGCTCCTGCTTCCATTACTAAATGCGCCATAACTCTGGGTACAACTAATTATACCTATGACGGCACAGCGAAAAAGCCTGCTGTTAATGTAATTAACGGTTCAGATGTTCTTGCTGAGGGCACAGACTTCACTGTTGCATATTCCAATAACACAAAGGCAGGCACGGCTACCGTGACTATCAAGGGTATCGGCAATTTCAATGATACCACTACGAAGACATTCACCATCAGCCCTAAGAATGCAAGCGCACTGACAGTAACAGTTTCTCCCGCAAGCTACACCTATGACGGCAAGGAGAAGAAACCGACCGTAATTGTAAAGGACGGCACAAATACCCTTGTGAACGGCACTGATTATACTGTTTCCTATTCAAACAACATCAATGCGGGTACAGCTTCCGCAGTGATAACCTGCAAGGGCAACTACACAGGTACAAAGTCAGCAAGCTTCACCATCAGCGAACCTGCTGCTGTTGCGATAAGCAGCTGTACGGCGACCCTTTCAAAAAGTACATACGCATATGACGGCAGTGAAAAGAAGCCTGCTGTAACTTTAAAGAACGGCTCTGCATCGCTTACGAACGGAGTTGACTATATCGTATCCTACACCGATAATATCAATGCGGGTACAGCAACTGTGAATATCATGGGTCTGGGCAGATATACGGGAAGCCTGACAAAGGCCTTCACCATCAGTCAGAGATCTGCAAGCAATCTTACCGCTGTGGTATCGCCTTCAAGCTATACCTATGACGGCAATGCTAAGCAGCCTGATGTAACTGTTACCGACGGTACAAAGACCCTGACAAACGGCAAGGATTATACTCTTGCCTACTCGAACAACGTAAATGCGGGCACAGCCAGCATCACCGTAAAGGGTACGGGCAACTATACAGGTTCGATCAGCAAGACTTTCAGGATAACTGCCAAGTCTGTTAGTGAACTGAACATCACTCTCTCGGGAACTGCATTCACTTATGACGGCAGTGCGAAGCAGCCGACTGTGACAGTATCCTATGGCTCAAAGAAACTTGTCAGCGGTACTGACTTTACTGTCAGCTACTCAAACAATACCAGGATAGGTACAGCCACCGTTACCGTGACAGGTAAGGGCAACTTCACAGGTACAAAGACAGCCAACTTCACCATAAACAAGGCAGAGGCTGTAAATATCGCTAGCTGCAAGGCTTATCTCAGCGCTGATTCCTTTGTATACGACGGTATGGCTAAAAAGCCTGTACCTACCGTAAAGCGCGGCGACAAGACACTTAGGAACGGTTTGGATTACACATACGATTACGACAATAACATAAATGCAGGTACTGCAAGTGTTATTGTAACAGGTATCGGTGAGTATGCGGGTACAGGTACACTGAATTTCACTATCTCACCTGCACCTCTCAACAATATAAGAATAGCCGTGCTGACCAATAACTACATCTACGACGGCACTGAGAAGAAGCCTGCTGTTACTGTGACAGAGGGAATGAATACACTCACTGAAGGTGCTGATTACTATGTCACATACGGCAATAACGTTGAAGCAGGTACAGCCAGTGTATATGTAAACGGCACAGGCAACTACACAGGCATGAAGTCCGCAGAGTTCACTATCACAGCTAAGGATGCTGATTCAAACAATATCGCAGAATGCAGTATCGAGCTTAGTGAAAAGTCCGCTGAGTATACAGGCAGTGCTGTGACTCCGGGTGTTATCGTAAGGGACGGCACTGAAGTTCTTACAAATAACGTAGATTATTCTGTTGATTACGTTGCAAATGTCAACACAGGCACGGCAAAGGTAATTATAACAGGTATGGGCGATTATCAGGGCATCTATGAGGACAGCTTCATTATCACAGCTAAGTCCGCAAAAAGTCTTGATGTCACAGTATCTCCCGAAAGCTACGAGTATAACGGCACAGCCAGAAAGCCGAAAGTCACAGTAAAGGACGGCAGCAGGGTACTGACCGAAAAGACGGATTATACTCTTGCTTACAGCGATAATATCATAGCGGGCAGCGCAGTTGTGAAGATCAGCTTCACAGGCAATTACAGCGGTACTGTTACCAGGTCTTTCAAGATAAATACCAGCGATATTTCCAAGGCATCCATAAAGCTTGAGAAGTACTTCTACGATGCTAACGGTGCTGCAAGACGTCCTTCTGTAACAATAGAAAAGGATGGCAGAACACTTGTGGAGAACAGGGATTACAGGGTGACCTATTCTTCAAATACCTCGGCAGGAACAGCTTATGTTTCCATAAGCGGACAGGGCAACTACTACGGAACTCTGACACAGCCTTTCGTTATCGGTTCGGCAAGTGCGGTGTCTATCTCGGGATTCAATATCAGTATGGATACAAGATCCTATGCATACGACGGCACAGCAAAGAAACCTCAGATAACCCTGACTAACGGTTCAGCAACGCTGAAAGAACATCAGGATTTTGAAGTGGCATACTATAACAATATCAATGCAGGCAGGGCAACAGTTATTGTGATAGGCAGGAACGGCTATAAGGATATTGCAACAGCTTCCTTTACGATCACACCCAAGTCGCTGGCTGGCGCACAGGCTGCACTTTCTGCCGTAAGCTTTGAATACGACGGAAATCCCAAGACTCCTGTTGTTACCGTTATTGCTGATGACTCTGAACTGACGGAGGGCAGAGATTTCACGGTTGAGTACAAAAACAACACTGCAGCAGGCACTGCATCGGCAGTTATCACAGGTGCAGGAAACTACTCCGGCTCTACCGAAAAGAAATTCACCATAAACGGTAAAAATGCAGCCTGCCTTAACGTTGTGCTCGAAAATAAAGAGTACACGTACAGCGGAAAAGCAGCTGTCCCGAAGGTGAAGGTCTATGACGGAAGCAAACTGCTGACCGAAGGCACGGATTACAGCGTGACTTACGTAAACAACACCGCAGTCGGTGCGGCAAAGGCAGTCATTACCTGCATGGGCAACTATTCGGGCGTGACGAGTGCTGGTTTCGCTATCGTTGACAAGTCTGCATCCAAGGTAAAGAAAGGCGATGTAAACGGCGACGGAATCATAAACGTAAACGACCTTACAAAGGCGGCAGCTCACGTTAAAGGACGTAAACTGCTGGTGGGCGATCAGTTTAAAGCGGCTGATATAAACGGCGATGGTAAAATAAATGTTTCTGATATTTCGCTTATCGCAGCTCATATCAAGGGCAAAAAACTGTTAAAATAA